The Clupea harengus chromosome 22, Ch_v2.0.2, whole genome shotgun sequence genomic sequence TATTTAGATGGTTCTGTGGCTACGAAACAACTGGTCTGGCATTTCTGTTCACACCATCACATTATCTATAGGATTTAGGATGGACTGCATAATCGTGGAGTTGTAAGAGTGTTTTTTACTCGTCTAAAGCTAAAAAGGTCTATCAGTGGTATGTAAATACACTTAGTTCTCTCGGATGAAAAGGCCTCATATTCACGTCAAATGCTATGTGAAGTAAGCTCGTTTCAATGAAGTCGCCATTATATACAAACAACTATTCATTTCTTTAACATTCAGGTTCTTTGTGAATGCTCTGCGATGAAGGGTAATGAAATCAGTGATTTTAAAGTTCCCATTGGTGCACACAACAGAAGGAAACATTTGAAGTGCTGGTAAACCAAATTATATTTGTTTCCCACTCAGTAATCTACCTCCTTGTGAATATTAAAAATAATGACAATGTGTTAAAAAAGTCTTAGTTTCTCTCACACTTTTGAACCCGCAATTGAACCATCTCTTGCCAAAAGCAAAACCTTTAGGCCTAAGGCTTGAACACATTTCTGTTTACCACAGTTAGAAGCTCATATTTCATGTAGGTGACACACCAGCTGTGATAGGGGACGAGGCATCCACAACTGAACAAAAACAAGCCTAAGGCCACCAAAGGCAACATATGAATAAAAACCATAGTTCTATCCACACAGAGTGACATTCAGTGCTTCAAATCTCTATCCACCAAATGAGGCATCTTTCCCTCCTGTTGTttttggcacagacacacatacacacacacacataggcatagacatgcacacaaacacttgtgtgcaacacacacagtacgCCTAAACTCACACTAGTGTTGCATAACGGTCATCAGATGAAGCCTGcctaatgattttttttcatttacattcAACTTGATCATGTCACTAAAGTCAAACACTGTCCAAATGATTGGAATAGGTGAAATACTGTGAATGGAACAACTTGTTAGGCTGTATCGCAAATCCAATTTATACAGTGAGGTGTTGGTTGAATGAGTCTGTCTCTTCACATCAGAGGAGAGAACAGTAGTCCTGATTAGACAAACTTTTTGGGCGTTCCCTGTTTCTTGGTCTGCCACAGGTGACCGAAGATGGTGATGGCGTCCACGTTGGCTGACATGGTCTTGGCGGGGATGTGGCTGAACTGCTTCTTGTCTGAGTTGTACTTGAACAGACCCTCGATCATCTTTAGTGTGATGGTCTTGGGTCCGAAGCCGACCAGACGTGTGATCTCCTCAGTCTCTGGACAGTAGGTGTAGAGAGATCGGAACTGGCACCCAGAGTCGCGGAAGAGAATCAGGAAGCTGTTGGACTCGGATTTCTCAATTTCCTGCGAAATATGATGCGAACAGGGAAACAGTGAGTGCAAAGGTTGTAGAGAAAGTTGGCCACCTTTATATTACGTGTCATTCTTACAGTGCACTTAcgtaagaaaacatttaatTCTGTACTACTAACCTTAATCCAAAGAACATCCATCTAACAACAACATACAAATATAACAAGTACATTGCACTAATCAATAAATTAAGCATTAACTATACACTACCTGAGTAGTACCTAAACTGGGGCTGAGAAAACTCTTTAACTTGTTTCGACAAACGTCTTACCTCCAATATCTTGTTCTTCTGACCTTCATTGACCTTGCCAGCCAGACAACAATGGGCTAGTGCATTCTGAATGATGTATTTGTTGGATTTAGCACTTGGCTCCTTGTATAACTTTGGTCCTGGAATAGAATGAGATGGAATCATATACATTTAGTACATTCAGCCTGAACACAGTTTATAAACCCAAATATACAATATAGAATACTAgggaaaacatattttttttagcaTTATCTTTTAGTCTAACGTGATAGTAAAGATCCAGAGTCTAGTCTGGTTCTTGGAAGCACTTCAGCTTCATTTGCAGAAGTTATAAACTGGATGATAAGCATACACAGATACTCCTAATGAAGTATGCCTTCTTTGGTATGAGTCCTGGATGATGAACAGCGGGGCTGAGGGTACCTGTGTACTCAGTGTTGGATGCCACAGATGATGTGGTGGACTCATTCTCCCAGTTTTCTCCGTTTCGACTCACAGACTGACATGGAGACAGGTATCCTTCTGCAGAGTCTGGCCTGGAGGTGgtcgcacgcacacatgcacacacacacacacacacacacacacacacacacacacacacaaacagctttaGATATTTTGTAGAACCATTTCCATTCGGTGTGGAGTAGTAGAAGTGGtggaagcagaagcagaagcagaagtgGAAGCGGTGGAAGAGCGAATCGTTTTGAAGCAGGGTTATGaaagcacactctcacacatagagCCTGACCAGCACTGAGACTAATGACAACTCATGTGCAGTTAGAAGCATTCGCACTGGAAGCAGAAGCCTGAATGCTGTGCTGGAATCAAATAGCTCAATGGTAGCAGTTAAATGAAGTCAAAGCAGCAATTCTGAATGGTTCATATTGTGTTAGATAAAGGTTGCTGTGTTTTATGGTGATTTTGGTGGTGAAACTGAAGACAGAGCTTGGGTAGCTGTACTACATAACCATTAAGCATGTTAGCTATTTTGTAGTTATGAACATTccatcacaaaaaaaagagtgaaaactAAAACTTATATCCATAAGTTGTATCTGTATTCATAGAGtgacaaaaaaaattgtatggCTGTAAATCATTCTTTTCCTAAGACTTACAAGTAATCACGATGCTATCCGGACTGGTCTGACTCAACTAACAGGAATACTTGTGACTGAGTATCTTTGCTTTGTGTATctgagacaaaacaaaaaaagaatattttGCTTGTTTTCGAATGAAAGGCGGGAATAATGAGGTGACCTCTTGACCTTACTGAAGAgactaaccttccctttctcacTTTTGAAGAATTCAAAAAGAAGCTTAAATTGCCAGCAGACAATTTACTGCTTCTGCAGGTTCAGAGTCAGGAGGAGGCGGATTACAAAAGACAGAAAGGTTGATATTAAGTGCAGATTTAGAGATTCAGGTTACGCCATTAAACTGCCAAGAAACGCATACATTGTACAGATAGCTTAACAAAAGAGAGTGTAGGGGGTTTTTATGTGGTGAGATTGGAAGCAGCCTTACCGAGGAGTTCTCTTGTCAGATTGGACACTCTCATTGTCTGCAAGGTTCAGAGACGCAAGTGAGAGGCTGGATACTGAATACCCACGCGGTCGCGAcccttaatacacacacacagaggtgagaAAAATAGTCACACAGACGCCCAAGGGGCAACCAAAGTTTCAAAAACACTTTGTAGTGACAAAGTCTAGAAAGTTATAATACAATCCAGTAGGACTGATGAGTAAGATCAAAGGTTGCTGTCTAATGTCTCATGTCTAATGTCTAAAAGACTCATGGCTTTTTCCTTTAAACGCTATTGCTGAGTCATGCTCTGCTAGACTTTATCTCAGCTCAGTCATCTCTGGGATACAGACTGGAGACCCAGTTTTTCTGTTGTACAAATCAGTGAGCTACAGAGGCTCATTTAGGCGATAAAACACCTCAAATTTAATTCTGAACCAATTCGGTATCACTTGCCAATGCCCCAACCCCACTAGCCCACCCCCCAAAAACCAAAAAGAATTCTTCACATGCTTCATCAGCAGGGCTGGTCAGTGGGTAGATCTTTCTCCACACTGACATACCTGTGGCCTTGATTGGTGGCTTTGGGGACTCCATGATGTCTCTGTGCATAGACTTGGGGCGGGGCTTCTTCTTGAAGCTGGCGGGGCGGGGCTTGATGACGCCTTCCATGTCCTCAAACAGTTTCAGCTGCTTTCTCCTCAGAAACTCGTTTTTGATGTAGTCCCTACgtgctttctcttcctctcgcttcTGACGTTCCTCCTCAGCCTTCAACCTGAGGGGACCATGTGAAGAGCAGAACAAGAGTCAGGTTGCAGTCTGCGTGTGCATTacggaaagaaagacagaaagaaagaaagagagagagaaagaaagaaagaaagagagaaagtagagagtgaaagagagagagggatgcaagACGGGATGGAGCAATTTTAAGTCCTAATGAAGTGCTATAATGAATGTGAAGTGTCTGAATGTGAGGTGTCTGAacagtgtactgtgtgtgtgtgtaatatttcagGTGTAATATGTCACTACTCTAATTATAACAAACCAACATTAGCTCCAGCTGTTGGGGCTGACACAGTGAGTGAGTCATGAgacttgaattttttttttttgaaatgtTCAGGTAAGAGGAACTTCGACTCAAACTCAACTCTCCCaaggctgtaaaaaaaaatgctcctgCTGCACTTCATATCTGATAGCACTGGTCTTGGCAGGGACATTACCACTGATGTCGACCAAAGGTTACTGTCAACAAAAGCTATATCTTACTGTTTCAAATCTTATTAACAGAATTCAATATTCTCCTCCGTCTGCGGTCTGTCAGTCTTACCGTGCCGCTTCTTTCTTCTGCTCCAGCTCGGCCTCCAGCTCCTGTCTCTTCTGctgcatctccctctccctcctctccctcttctccaatAGTGCCGCCCGCTTCTGCGCCatttcctcctccccctgcagGTCATCCTGGGGATAGCAGGCAGagcagccacacagccacagccagtcagtcagagaCGCTGCCTCAAGGCACGTCACGTCATGCAACACCCTGTCACATCATCTCATTTTAAATGCTTGATTTCTGCCTTCCATAATTCTAGATAAGAGAAAACCTGCTGAGGGCAGCGTGGATGGTCTTTTCTTGTTTCTAATGGATGTACCTTGTAATCATGCTTCTGAAGGCTATACATCCTATGTTTGGTTGTGCTACAGAGAGCCAGATAAAACTGAATTCTCCTAGGAGTGATCAGTGGCATCTTCTGTGATTGTGATATGATGACTGTTCTGATCTCTTAAGTTCAAGGCTGTGTGCTGCCGCAGCAAATGCTATGTGCTGTTCCGCCCCAGTAACTCATGAGGCTCTGGCCCACTTCAAGGCAGGAGCCCAGTAGCAGAGCGGCCTCCCCAGCCGGCATCACAGAGGGttcactgacactgactgacACTGACTGACTCTAACACGGACTGTTTCTGGCCTACGTTTGTATAGCCCGTCTTCATTCGCAAATAAATTCAATTTGCCGTTTCACTGCACAAATTCAGATGTCCATCTCCCCACAACGAGGACACATTGCTCAGATCCCCATGATAAACAATGAGGattatgtaatgtaattatgtaATGACAGTCATAGCAGGCCAATCTGGCTGCTGTTTTGAATCTTTTATTGGGCTGGCTCTTTTGTTTGAGGAAGTGAAGGGGGATGACCGCTGAAGGACTTACCCTGTAGAAGAACCCACAGCACATCTTTTGGTCTTGGTTCTCCAGTCCCTGTTCTCCGTCTGGGCCCGAGTCCAGGCCCGACTCCTGTCCCTCCACGGGCTTCAGCACAGACAGTGGTACCTCTATCAGGTCCTTTTTGGGCTGGGTCTGCTGCTCCGTGACGCTGGTTGTGCTGGTCGCCGTCACAGACGCCGGCTGAGACAGCACCTTGGAAGCAGCTCCAGGTCTGCCGTTTGCTGCTTTCTTTCCGGtattttctcctccctttctctcctcttttttctctgctgTTTTTCCCTCAGCCTGAGCAGCCTGGCTCTTCTCCAGCTCTGCGCCTGCCCCCTGATCCTTGTCTTTGGCTTGGTCTGGAGCCTGTCCCATGTCCTTGACCTCCTGCTCGCCGCTTGCCGCCGCTGTGGGCCTGGAGTCGTGGCCCAGGTAGGCGAAGGAGGTGGTCTGCGCCTGGCTGGGGGAGAAGCGGCGCAGGTGGGGCAGGCTGTCCACCGACTGGGGTGTGTTGAGCATGCGGCGGAAGGGCGTGATCTTCAGCTCGCTGGGGCGGGGCGTGCGCGGCGTGCTGGCGTGGAAGGAGGCCGACTTCCTCTTGATGATGCTGGGAGAGCGGTGAGTGGTGCGGGGGGATCCGGTGCCGCCAGTGaccgaggaggagaggatgggcgAGAGGGAGCCCACGGAGCCTCCGCGGCCGGCGACGCTGCTGCTGCGCAGCTCCCGCAGCTGCTTCTGTGGCGACGGCTGCGACGGCGGGGATATGACCCAGGCCTGCTTGTCTCGCATCTGCATGATGGACTCCTGCTGGCTAGCCAGCCGCTGCATCTCAGACTGCAGGAAGCCGAGCGACGTGTTGAGGCGGTCGATGGTGCGCGTGTACTCCGTCATGTCCACCTCAGCGCCGCTGTCCTCCACGGGGGACTTGGGCGCTGCGCCGTCTGGCTTGCACCTCTCCAGTCCGGCGCCACCGACACTGCTGGGGGCTGGCCTCTGAGCCGAAGGGGTGTCCGCGATTGGTGAAGGCGAGGGGGGCTTGCTGAAGCTCAGGGAACTTGCTGTTTCGGCCAcgggggaaggggaggtggaGCCGCCCTTCCTGCGGACCACGTTGAGGAAGGCGGTGCGGCCCATCCTCTGGCGGTGTCGTGTGAACGCCGCCTCCACCTTCTTCTTCTGCGCCTCAATGGCTCGGCGCTTCTCCTCCAGCTTCATCTTCAGATGCACCATCTCCGAGGCCAGGATGTGGCCAGGGTCGCGGGGCGAGGTCAGGAGTCCGGGGCTCTGAGCGTCCCGTGCGACCAGTCTCCCCGCTGCTGGCGCCGGAgtcgccactgctgctgctgttgttgcgtTTGGCAGGTTGAGCTCGGAGCTCTCGGGCGTGTTGCTCCCGCTGCCGCTGTTCCGGCCCTCGGCCTGGTTCCGCTTGCGGAACTTCTGCTCCGCGAAGCTGGTCATGCGGATGCCGGAGCCTGTGGACGAGGCCGGGCTGCCGCAGCCCAGCGAGCGTGCACCCATCAGGGTGGCGCAGGGGCTGGACGACTCCAGCAGCGGGCACGACCGCACCTCGTAGTCCTGGTCCATGTCTGAGTAGTCCTTCAGTGATGAGTCCTCGTCCTGGCCATCCTGAATGTCCTCAGTCTTAACGTGGATGCCCGTGTCCACCTCCGTGGATGTAGAGTTCAGGTCACCGTCATCCACCCGTGCTTTGGAGTCGATGTCGTCTGGCTGGTCATCATCGTTGTCGTGGTTGGAACTGGCGGTAGCATCGCCAGTCTCCCCGGCGTGCAGGTAGAAGCTGCTGCCCCCACTGCCTGAGGGGAGGCTGCCGTGGGTCCTCTCTGAGTCGTGGATGATCTTCAGGGCCTCCTCTATGCTGGGGGTGCTAGGCTGGGGGGTATGGTCCTCTGACAGCAGTCCATTACAATGCCTGGGTGAAAGGGTACAAATCATCATCAGTGTTCTAAAACAGACAGGTGTCTTAAAGGGCTATCAAACCTTTACCTGTTTACATTTCtacaaacaccacacatcaTTTGAGATGACTGACTGAAACTGCAAAGTGCAAAAGACAACAGCTGGCTCTCAAGAAAAGACCTTTTCCTTAGCCAGTATTTTGTTTCATACTCTGTTTTGATTCAGTTCTCTCCTGAGTGCTGTGTTGAAAAAGGGCATCAGGGTAAACCACACGTGTCATTGCTGCTATTATGAAAAAGTTAAATGTGATGGAGGGAGCAAATTAAATTGCACTATATAGAATGCAAACGATAAGGAGAATTAATTATTTCAATGGCCAATTTATAAGGCAGGCTAATGAACAATCTGTCACGAGTTGACTGCGGCCTGACACAATTTGCATCTTCAGTACTGGGTAATGAGGTTATGTGCAATGACTaaatcacacagcacacactgcagacactcccacccccacccccattaaATGTGCCTTGTCCAGGGAacaaattacattacattaacttCTGACCAcaactaaacaaaacacaacacgtGACATACACACGCCTGTCAAATAACCATAACTATACTCCCCATGGCTTCGGCCTTCCTACAGCTTTCctatgtgtttgcatatgcaaCTTAAGCACTTCTATGCTAATACAGCTTTCACATCCCATGTAAAGTCTGCTTACAGCTAAGCGCCATACCCTGATGCTCCCACAGATAAAACAACTggcacacatcacagacactcCCACCTCAGAGCACAAATGAACAGGACACAACGGCTGTCTTACTTAGCATCGGTCCTGATGCGAGGCCTTCCCGCTCGTCTGTTGGTCCCCGCAGCCTcgttgctctcctcctcctggatGTAGCCGCCCTGGCCGTTGACGGGCTGGAAGGAGAGGTTCCGCCGTATGTCCCGCTTGGTGTGGTGCGCCCTGAAGCCCAGGCCCTCTGTGCTGGCGGAGCGGGTCATGCCTGGCTGAACCGGCACCACCTCGTCGTCAAAGGGGATCTCAAAGGAGATGCCGTGAGCAGAGGACCTGGGTCAGGGATGAGGAAGTCCGTTCATGATATTTGCTAAATTACTTAAAGCTCCATTTAACTAGAAGGTTCTCTCGGAGAGAGCAGACCTCTGCCAAGACCAATGCATCCTATCCTGAAAACAGATCCTGGATCCACCCCTTGATGTGAATCCGcaccaaaatgtaatgggttatTCCTTGGCTCATGTTTTCACCCcttcaccaagtttcatgaaaattgatctgtttgtttttgcataACACTGCTGACAGACAAATAGATGAAACAAACAGACTGACAGTCAAACATTACCTTCTTGTAACAATAACAAGATACTATTACAATGAACTCCTACAATTTACTCTATTAtaatttaattatattataatgtaattataatttcAAATTTTATAGTGAAGTAAAGTGAAAGCCCCTGGGGAACAATGGTCACACTCACCATATTTGACATTCATTAAATGTTGTAGATGCACTCAATAATGCATTAACTATAGCAACTGATATTAGAGAGTAATGCTAATTAGCTGTAGTGTTGACACtcttttaggttttttttgcatgtttagGCCGACCAATGCCATGAAGAATGTTAATTAAAAGatcctgtacacacacttctttcCTCTATTTTACAAAATAGCTTTTTCATGTTAAATGCATGTAAACATATGTAAACACATTATGTAATATTAATGAATGAAAGGTTAATGTAAAGCGTAATCACCGTTTCTCTTTGGGCCATGTTCCCACACAGCCATCCACATAAGACATAGAGGAAGATCGCTTTATTAGAGCTGCAAGGAAAAACCCTATTAAAACTCTTCTGCCCAAAATGACActgtgcaaaataatctgcatGTATATTACTTTAACAGTAAGATCATTTTAAAACCTGCAAGACAGCtgcaaaagatttttttttagaaatacaGTAGTTGTTCACTTACCTGAGGGTTTTGCATTTGGTTGTGAGCTGTtagaatttaaaacaaaaaaagaacatgttTACCAAGATGTTTAAAAGCAACCAGGTAAACAAACAATACTTCAGCATTTTGAGCTAGTTTAACTGAACTTATCAGCAAAATGATCAAAGTGTGCACACTATGTTATCAGCTAAACGGTAAACAGCAGAGTAAACATACACACCTTGAAGGCTCAGGACTACATGATCTCTCCATGAAGCtaggtttgtttttggaaaTGGGAGCCATTTTTGTTGACGACTGTGTCGGCTCTGAAACTATCGAAACCAAGACCAACAGTTACGCTATTAGAAAActtgcaagacacacacacacacacacacagacaaatggtaAGTAGTCTGTAGTTGGACCTGCTCACCTTTGGCATCGAGGGAACGGGGCTGTACAAAGGAAGGCTTCACCACTTCAAACCACCAGAACAGTTCGGCCATAAACACAAGGTAGTTactctgcaggacacacacacacacacatacacacacacacagccagcagagACCAATGAGAGAGGATAATGGATACAAATCAAATATGTGTCCTCAGAACAAataggacagtgtgtgtgttttcccccaAACAAGAGTTACTGTGCTCCGATTGCAGTTGCCAAGATTGTCCAGAGGATGTCTCCTCAAGCCACAATTCATCTAATTAAAACAACAGTAAACAACAGACCTTTGTCACACACATTGCAACTCATTACTTACACTGCATCAAGCTGAATTTGCCTGTTTGCCTTTCAGATCTCTGCCGTTGCATAACCTCTGTTTTCAAGAGAGGCCAAATCAAGTCTGACCCGTCCTCACCGCATGACAGTCCAAATATGATGTCAGCAAGAGACTTTTATAGCTTTGCTATCTTAAATCAGACCATTTTCTTATCCCTTTGTCCTTCTTTGTGAAATTCCGATGCTCTTAAAACCATGTGACTGTACCACTGAGAGCACTGCACTATACAAACCCTTTACTGTGCAAACATATTCTCTCAGTAACAAACAGTAGAATAAGACCCCTTCATTAAAGCGTTTGGCTTGTGTTTATGAATTGaaattagtctgtgtgtgtctgtgtgtgtacatctgatgAGTGCTGTTGCCTTTCACAGCCAATACGAGGCAGGCACAACTGGTTTATATTCACGAGGCATAGAGGGCCTCCAGTATGCGGTGTGGGACGAATGCCTGAATACCACAGCTCTGccaactctgtctgtctctctctctctcactctctcgctctttctgtttttcttgctttttctctcactgtATCTTTTTTTGCCCTCCTTTttttatatctctctcactttcactttctgcctttttctcttctttttttttgccaactctgtcattctctccccctatttctctctctctctcgttccctctctctatctctctctctctcgttccctctctcctccaaaaGGCTTGATGCCAAGTGTCATGTGCCTGAAGCCCGCTTTCACACTTCTGCTCTGTAACAAACTCTTGTTCTATCTCAGGGCCACCAGGCTGCTGCACTTATGAAACTCAGAACTAtgcaagagaaggaaagaaaatgtgCAATGCTGAAATGTAAACTTTAAAGACGCCCCCAGGCAAAACCGTAACTGTATGTTCCGTTTCTCTAGTAAGTTTTAGGATTATGACCATTTAATTGCCAGTACTCCGGCTACTACCCTGTCACTGGAATGTATTACTTTATTCCTGTCATTGAAATATATATCATTATTCCTGTCAATGGAATATATATCATTATTCCTGTCACTGAAATATATATCATTATTCCTGTCACTGAAATATAAATCATTATTCCTGTCAATGGGATATATATCATTATATACATAGAGGTGAGATCAGCATCActtagaaaatgaaaacatttaatgAAAACTTTGTAGTATTTGTCTTGCCCTGAATCCAGTTCCATTTGAACTGAGCCTGAACTTCAAAAATACACAACTTTCCAACATGGCTGTTGCCGggagacaaaaacagaaacagacgcAGGACATATATATAGAAACCGATGAAAaaataaaggggaaaaaatcagCCATCCGAATCTATCCTCGGGCAGGGAGAAAGTTCAGCCCAGAGGGAGCGAGTGTTCTCCTCATGCTTTGTTAGGGTGACTCAGCCTCTCATTGGAGTTGGCAGTACAGTAggccatacagacacacacacacacacacaaacacaccctgtgCTCAACACCATTCCCTCTTTCAGTTTCCTCACCTCACACAACCTCATTCAAACCTTGCGTGACTCACTCCCTCCAAACGGTAATTTCCTAAATACTCATAAGACTTCTTCAGTCGCtactttttaaatgtgtctgtgtctgtaaacaCCATGCTCCTCTATGCTCTGTTTAGagcaaactacacacacacacacacacacacacacacagctctacacaCTACCATTCATAGTAGTTCAGTTTGTCCATTCCATTACTTGTCTCTcatctgtggttttgtgtgtaaTTTCCATGCAATTCAATATTTTCATAAACTAATCCAGGAACAGTTCTGCTCCTGCTTTGCTGCCAAAACCAGAATCTTAAATCAAAGTCAGACACGTCTGTAAATCTGTCTTGAGCACACTGAGTTTCAGCAGTGTGCCTAATTTGTGAAGTTAGTTCTTCAAAATGTTTATCTAAATCAACTAACTAGGGCAGGTGCTTATCAACACTAAGATAATGTGTCCAGTACCCAAAGAGTCTCTTTATTACCATGTGTTTACACTTCCTGAACGTAAACAGCTTTGCATAAAATCATCTGCTGAATGGCATAATGATAAAATGTTTGACTTTCCTGACAGTAACGGGTTTTACATAAAAGCGTTTCCCAGGCCTACCTTGATGGAGGAAGAGGCGTAGAGCATGTCCTCCAGGCTGAAGTGGCAGCAGCAGTTGAGGTTCTCGCTGCAGAACTCCTGCACCAGCTGAAGATTGTACAGGCTGTCTGCCAGAGACATGGTCTCCTTCAGGCAGAtatctgagggagggaggaagagtaggggaggggaggagcggagaggggtggggtagaggcacgcacacacacacacacacacacacacacacacacacacacacacacacacacacacaacagttagTGACGTCACACAGaataactctctcacacactcacaagacacGCTAAGGGTGTGGAAACTCCAGGCCCCCTGTTTATCTTTGAAAGCTGAAATATGGAGGCTGGCCTACTGAgacgctctcctcctcctctgattgGGCTCGCCTGGAATCTAACCAATGTTTGTTTGGAGGTTACGTCATAACCTGGTGTCAGCAACAGCACATGGTCCTTAAAGCTATCTGCGTCCACACAGGTCTCACGAGCTCGAGCAAGGAAGCGGACATCTGGTTTATCTCTCAGTTAATTTCCCAAAGACTTCGACTCTGTTGTCCACTTCCTGCCCACTGTGTGACCAAGGCTTTGTTCTCTTATCAAACAGTCCACTCTGGGAAGGCCAAAGATCAGAGGAGGTT encodes the following:
- the camsap2b gene encoding calmodulin-regulated spectrin-associated protein 2 isoform X4, producing MGDAVDNKETKRTFIVPAIKSFDHYDFTRAKISCSLAWLVAKAFGSDSIPEDLQEPFYRDQYDQEHLKPPVASLLLSAELYCRAGSLILRSDAAKPLLGHNAVIQALATRGLYVTDQEKLVTERDLCNTPIQMSCHLAMIDTLMMAYTVEMVSVERVLSCVQRYCPLFPDEDIPYDAEDAVTIWLNKVNEHLRDILEQDQRTREAPPGENTGAQKSSAKWYWKLVPSRYRREDIKPRPAHCLPLVDNLLKDNTDGCALAALLHFYCPTSVRLEDICLKETMSLADSLYNLQLVQEFCSENLNCCCHFSLEDMLYASSSIKSNYLVFMAELFWWFEVVKPSFVQPRSLDAKVSEPTQSSTKMAPISKNKPSFMERSCSPEPSSSQPNAKPSALIKRSSSMSYVDGCVGTWPKEKRSSAHGISFEIPFDDEVVPVQPGMTRSASTEGLGFRAHHTKRDIRRNLSFQPVNGQGGYIQEEESNEAAGTNRRAGRPRIRTDAKHCNGLLSEDHTPQPSTPSIEEALKIIHDSERTHGSLPSGSGGSSFYLHAGETGDATASSNHDNDDDQPDDIDSKARVDDGDLNSTSTEVDTGIHVKTEDIQDGQDEDSSLKDYSDMDQDYEVRSCPLLESSSPCATLMGARSLGCGSPASSTGSGIRMTSFAEQKFRKRNQAEGRNSGSGSNTPESSELNLPNATTAAAVATPAPAAGRLVARDAQSPGLLTSPRDPGHILASEMVHLKMKLEEKRRAIEAQKKKVEAAFTRHRQRMGRTAFLNVVRRKGGSTSPSPVAETASSLSFSKPPSPSPIADTPSAQRPAPSSVGGAGLERCKPDGAAPKSPVEDSGAEVDMTEYTRTIDRLNTSLGFLQSEMQRLASQQESIMQMRDKQAWVISPPSQPSPQKQLRELRSSSVAGRGGSVGSLSPILSSSVTGGTGSPRTTHRSPSIIKRKSASFHASTPRTPRPSELKITPFRRMLNTPQSVDSLPHLRRFSPSQAQTTSFAYLGHDSRPTAAASGEQEVKDMGQAPDQAKDKDQGAGAELEKSQAAQAEGKTAEKKEERKGGENTGKKAANGRPGAASKVLSQPASVTATSTTSVTEQQTQPKKDLIEVPLSVLKPVEGQESGLDSGPDGEQGLENQDQKMCCGFFYRDDLQGEEEMAQKRAALLEKRERREREMQQKRQELEAELEQKKEAARLKAEEERQKREEEKARRDYIKNEFLRRKQLKLFEDMEGVIKPRPASFKKKPRPKSMHRDIMESPKPPIKATGSRPRGYSVSSLSLASLNLADNESVQSDKRTPRSSKLSAGNLSFFLNSSKVRKGRYTKQRYSVTSIPVS